Sequence from the Rhodococcus jostii RHA1 genome:
TTCGGGTTTCGTCGCGAAAGCTACCTCGTCGCCGATCCCGGCGGTCCGGCACCGATCGCGGTCCTCGGTCCAGGCCTTCGGAAGATACAACTCGCGATCGATCAGCGCCCGGCCCCGGTCGGAGGCGTAGGCGAGAAACACCCCGATCTGGCTGTTCTCGATACGTCCGGCCGTGCCGGAATACTGCCGGGCCACCCCGGCCGAGCGGGTGCCCTTCTTCAAAAATCCTGTCTCGTCGACGATCAACACGCCCTTGTCGGCGTCACCGATCGTCTCGACCACGACCTCACGCACGTCGTCACGAAGCCCCTCGCAGTCCCAGGAGTAGAAGTTCAGCAGCCGCTGCATGCCCTCCGGGCCCGTATCACCGGCCGCCTCCGCCAGTGTCCATCCGTTCTTACGTTCGACCTCACCGAGCAGTCCGCGCACATACGCGGCCATCCGCCGCCGCGACTCCACCCGCGAAAACCGGTGGGCGAACCGCGCACAGAACGCGGTGAACCCCGCTGACCACTCCAGCACCTCTGACTGCACCCTAGATCAATTACCACAAAAGTCCCGTCAGTCACAAACTGTCGTTGCAGTACTAAGACGCCAGCACTCATCCACCCCTAATTCGCAAGTGCGCCGAGAAAACTGAGGACTTTGAGGACCCTCACGCAAAGCATGGAGCCCGAGTACTAAAACGATTGACCCAAGGCTCCTGGAGAACCGCAAGAGCCCCGGACACGATCGCGCGTCCGGGGCATTTACTGGAAGTTGTTACGTGAGAATACTTTGCGCCCGACCGCGGCCCTGAGGTGGCGGGTGCAGATCACGTACCGCGAGGCATAGTTACCAGCGGAGCCCGCACCTCAGCACACACACCGCCAGTTGAGGAGCGCTCGCTCATCCAGAGGGCGTAGGTGTCGACCCGAGCACTCTTCGGGTGTGAGGCGTGATACGCGATGTCCGGTTGACGAGACCCAGGACAGCATGCATCTTCTGCTGCTTCAGGTCGTAGACGCCGTGATCCACCAGGTCCCCTCCGCCCGTGTGCTGGCGCTCACGCAACCCTCCTAAGTTCCCAGTTAGGCAGAATTCGACGTGAAGCGCGCGTCGAAGAAGCTGCGTACCTTCGTGGAGGGCAATGAGCACGCGATCCGCCTCAAAGCCGAGATCATGGTCGATCATTTCCACAGCCAGGTCATCGCCAAGCACAAGCTCGGGGGCCAGGCACGCTCGATGGTGGTAACCAGCAGCATCTCGCGCTGCATCGAATACTTCCACGCGATCAGCACCTACCTCGCCGACTGCAAGAGCCCTTATAAGGCGATCGTCGCGTTCTCCGGCGAGCATGAGTACAAGGGCATCAAGGTCACAGAAGTAAGCCTCAACGGTTTTCCTTCCAAGGACATCGCCGACCACATCCAGGAAGATCCGAACCGAATCCTCGTCGTCGCGGACAAGTTCCAAACCGGCTATGACGAGCCGCTGCTCCACACAATGTACGTCGATAAGACTTTGTCGGGTGTGAAGGCAGTCCAGACGCTGTCACGACTCAATCGCGCCCATCCGGCAAAGCGCGATGCATTCGTGCTCGATTTCGCTAACGACGCGGAGGGCATCGAGCGGGCATTCGCACCGTATTACCGAACGACCGTCCTTAGTCAGGAGACGGATCCCAACAAGCTCCACGACCTGGTCTCCGAGCTGAACGGCTTCGCCGTTTACACGCAAGAGAGCGTGGACAAATTCGTCAAACTCTACCTCGCGGGTGCCGAACGCGACCAGCTCGACCCAATCCTCGACACCTGCGTGGCCGAGTACCTCGAGATGCCGGAGGAAGAGGACCAGGTCACCTTCAAGGGCAGCGCGAAGGCCTTCGCGCGGACCTACAACTTCCTCTCTACGGTCATGCCCTTTGGTGTAGCTGCATGGGAGAAACTATCGATCTTCCTCGACCACCTCGTGCCGAAGCTCCCTGCGCCGCGTGAGGACGACCTATCGGCCGGCATCCTTGAAACCATCGACATGGAGTCCTACCGCCTTGAGAAGCGGGAAGTCATGAGGATTGCCCTGGCTGACGAGGAGGGTGCTGTCGAACCCGTGCCAGCCTCGAGCGGGGGTCACATAACCGAGCCGGAGCTAGACCGTCTGTCGGCGATCCTCCAGTCCTTCAACGACCTCTTCGGCAACATACCTTGGACCGACGAAGACCGAGTCCAGCACCTCATCACCGAAGAGATCCCACGCAAGGTCGCTGAAGATGAGGCCTATCAGAACGCGAAGATGAACAACGACCCGGCAAATGCTCGCGTTGAGCACGACCGAGCGCTGGCTCGCGTCATGCTCGCACTCGTCTCGGATGATACTGAACTCTTCAAGCAGTTCAGCGACAACGATGGCTTTAAGCGGTGGTTGTCCGACGCGACTTTCCGATCGACGTACGGGAAAATCGCCTGAGCCCTCCGCTAGCCCAGGCCTTAAGACCCCAGGCGTGCCGAGAGGGATCGCTGAGTAGTTTTGACCCTGTGTCCACTCATGGCGTCCACCACCCGAGCAGATGGCAGGTGGTCACCAGCGAGCCCCGTTGCGTTCGGTGGTGCGGGCCTCGGTGCGTTCATAGCGGCCGGCGCCGATCTGTTCGATGGCTTCGGTTTCGATCAGTTCTTGCATGACCATCCGGACCGATTCACGGATCAGATCCACACCTTCTCCGGCACGGAATGCGTCGAGTAGCTCGGACAGGGCAGACTGGGATAGGGCCATCGGTGGACCTCTTTCTTCGATGCGTGCTTGGCCGTACACACCGAAGATCCCGCCGATGGCCCTCTCTACGTCGGAGCCGCGCCGCTCAGTCCCAAACCCCACCACTCCACGGGACGCCTACTGATTGATAGCGCGGAGGCGAGCTGGCGTGGCTTGCGAATACCGCGAGTGAGATCCATCAGGCGGAACATTTCACCGTCGATAGAGAAGTCGAGCAGTTCCTGTCTACTGATCGAATCGAGACCGTCATTTGTGCGGACTGCCAAGAATCTCATCGCCTCGCTACGCAGACGTGTATCAAAAATCCGGTGCCACATCGGCGCCCTGAGAGATGTCCGCCATCAACCGTTCCTCCACCTACTCAGCCTTCCCGCCACTGGTCACAGTGAGTCGTAGAAGGGTCGCAGGATGTCTGCGACTGACTCCTCTTTCATTGCTTTCAGCAACTTGGACTCGATCTGCCGGATTCGTTCTCGTGTAACACCATAGATCTTTCCGATCTCATCGAGGGTGTACGGATCCGATCCTGTAAGCCCGTACCGGAGTCGGATGACCTGGGCGTCCCGCTCGGACAGCGGCGAAAGCACCGATTCCAGCGTTTCGTAGAAACGTCTCCGCTCAGCGACTTCTTCTGCAACGACGGCCAGGTCGTCCTCGAAATCGAGCCCGTCGTGTTCAGCATTGTCGGTGAGCACATCAAGACTCAGCACCCGTTGGTCGTACTTTTCCAGATCACCGATGTGTTCGATTGTGGTGTCCAGCGCAGTCGCGAGCTCGCTCGGCGTCGGCTCCCGCCCGGTCTCCTTCGTCAGGCGCGCACGCTCCTTGCCCAGCTGGTCGATCTGCTCGACCATGTGCACCGGAATTCGAATGACTCTGGACTGGTCGGCCAAGGCACGAGTGATCGCCTGCCGAATCCACCACGTCGCGTAGGTCGAGAACTTGAATCCGGTCTTGTAGTCGAACTTCTCGACGGCCCTGATCAATCCCAGGTTGCCTTCTTGAACGAGATCGAGAAGATCGAGTCCCCTGCCCTGGTACCGACGAGCGATCGATACGACCAACCGCAAGTTCGCCTCGAGGAACCGCCTCTTTGCATGCTGTCCGTCACGACACACCCGATGCAGGTCGCGGTGTCGCTGGTCGGACAACTTTTCGCCGGCGTCCTCGGCCTCCTTCAGGAGATAAGCCGCATAGAGCCCGGCCTCGATCCGCTCCGCGAGCTCGGATTCGTCTCCCGACACGAGTAGGGAGCGCTTCTTGATCGACTTCGAATACGCGCGAATCGAATCGACAGTCTCATACTCGTCGACGTCGGTGGCCGCCTCTGCACCCGGATCGCCGTCGTCCAATTCGGGAGGAAGGGCAGTCTTGCTGTTGCTCGCGTTGTCGACGACACCCGGTTTTGGACGCGGAGCTGCCTGCTTCGACGATCGCGTGGGTTGCGGTGCACCCTCTTGCTCCGCAGCGCCCTTCTGCTGCAGCCCTGTTTGCGAATGTGCCGCGGGCTTGGGTGCCTGCGGCATTGGAGGACGATACACAGGCTCGACAGGGACTCCATCGAGCCCTTCGACCACGCGCTCGACAGGGGAAGCCCGAACGACGACGGTGACGTCGAGCGCCCTGAGCGAACGAGCCAGCTGCTCGAACGCGTCATTCGAGCCGGCGTAGTAACGCACGGCGTCGGGATGACCAATCTTGCCTCGCCTGTCCGACCACACGTCGAGGTCGAAACCCCGCTCGATGATGTAGACAATTCCAAACTCGGAAGTTGTTCCGCCCGTGAGCCGTACTTCACCGATCTCCGAAATCGGCAATCGCCGCGGCGCAGTGGCAAATGCCAACGCCACTGACGGCGCGAGATCTTCCCGTGTTATCCAGACGTACCCGCCATGCAGTAGTACCTGCCCGTCGAAGCCGTCGTACCGATCGACTGTGATCATGAATTACCGCAGCACATCGCCCTTGGTGGCGCGGGCCTGCACCCGCTCCACTATCCGATCGATCAAGCGCGGCGGAGTCTTCCAACGCATCGCGGCTTTGTCATAGTTCATCGAGTGCTCGGTGACGATGTCCTTCAACTGCTCCGCGTTCAGCGTCTTCAATCGTGCCCGCAGGCCCGCTTCACCCGATACCTCGAACACCGAGAACGGATCGAGGACACCCTTGGAACGCGTGGTCGTGTTACGCGCGGCGGCAGGCTTGGGTGAGGCAGGAGGCGCTTGAATTCCACCGGCGGTGAGTGCCTCACCCAACGCCTTCGCGAAGCGCGGCGTACGAGCGGCTTCGTCCGCGACCGCCTGGACCATTCGAGCCAGGGCCACCGCAACCTCAGGATGGGCCTTGCCGAGCGTCACCAACGACGTCTCCGCATCGGAGGTGACCCGCCGCAGTCGCAGCTCGTCGACCGTCAGGTCTCTCCCGCGTGTCTCTCCTACGCCCATCCCAACCTCACCTTTGCCGTAGCCATGAAATCCTGTGCCAGATCCCGTAGTGCGGTGAACTGACCTTCCGCTCCGTACTTCTGTCGGAGAGTGCCGAAGTCCGCATACTCTGCAGCCGCCGCAATCTGATTCGCCTCCGGGATCAGGGATGGAAACACCATCGTGATGTCCCTTCTCCGGTTCAGGTCGTCAACCGTGTTTCGGTGGACCGGCGACGCCTTCCGGTACTTGGTGATCACCACACCCAGTTCGACGATTGGCCGTCCCCAGCGCTCGCCAAATTGCGCGATCCGTTCCTGAACCGGACCGATCCCGTAGGTCGACATCACATCGGGGATGGTGGGAATGATGTACGCATCCGCGCAACGTAATCCGTTGAGTGTGATGGTCTCGAGGTTCGGTGGGCAGTCGATCAGTACGTAGTCGTATTGATCGATGACGGGCTTCAGTGCGCGCAGGAGGATGCCCGTCGAGTCATTCGACACGAACCCTGCTCCCGCGATCCTTTCCTGCAGACCAATCATTTTCAGCGAGGACGGAAGGAGATCCACCGTCCGCACCTTGCGCAACGGCGACACGGCACGCTGGATGATGCTCGATACGTCGAACTCGAAGGCGCTGCCGCCAGCTGACATCGCCCCCTCGAACAATGCCGCCAAGGTGAGGCTCTGCGAGTCGAGCTCGCCCCAGCGACTCTCCCCAATCATCATCATCGTCAGGTTGGTCTGAGGGTCGAGGTCGATGAGCAGTACCCGTTGCCCGAACTCGCCGGACAGCATCTCACCGAGGGCAGCCGTGGTCGTAGTCTTCCCCACCCCACCCTTGAGGTTGATGGTCGCGACCACGTGCGTCATGACGGCCCTTTCCTGCTGCAACTTTCAACAATGTACAAACTAGCGTGTGGATCCGACACGGACTGGCACCGCGGCTACAGCAGGTTCGCCAGCACGTCGGCAACGTCGGGCTTCTCGAGCCGACTCATCGCGGTGGACTCCATCCGGCCGACGTCGACCGCCGTCAGCGCGAGCGTCGCGGCTACCTCCGTCTGACTCATCGGCCGGTGACCACCTAGCCCGAACCGCAAGATCACGACACCAACTTGGTCCGGTTCGAGCACCGACAATCCTGTCAACACGATATCGAGGTCGTCGGCGCGCGGGTTCTCCGCGACTCGGCTCAGGACAGCCCGCAGCTCAGAGCCGGCAGAACCGAGAGTGACCGCCGCGGGCTCCACAGAGTCTGCCTCCCCCACCAGTCGCTCAGCAGTTTCCCGATAAACGGCGTCGGACGAATCCACAGACAATCCGTCGAACGACTCGACCCCACCGAGCCAATCACGGAGAACGTCCGCCGCCTGATCCGCGTCGACGGTGATCAGCTCGGACGCGATACCCGTCAGCTGTTCGAGAAACGTGCCGTGAGCACCCAATTCCGGGTCCTCCGCACTCCCCTTGGCGAACAGTACGAGGAAGGACGCGTGTCGGCCGTCCTGCTTCGGACGAATGATGCGACCCATCCGCTGGATCATCTGCCGCCGACTCTTGCTGCTGGCGAGGATGACGCCCACATCAGCTTCCGGAACGTCGACACCTTCGTCCAACACCTTCGGGGCGACCAAGGCCTTCATTGCCCCGCTCTTGAACGCACCCAGTAGCGTGGTGCGGTCGGTTCGGGACAGGTCACTCGTATACGGCGCCGCAAGCACGCCTTCCTCGAGAAGCACCTCCGCAGCCGCACGCGACGATTCCTTGGTCTCGGAGAACAGGATGCTGCGTCCGGTCTGTGCCAGCACGCCCCCGAGCTCCCGAACCGTCTCGAGTTTTCCTGTTGCAGCGGCGAGCAGTGCACGTCGCTGCGAGAACGCACGTAGGTAATTCCTGGCCGCCCACGTGGCGCGATCAGCGCCGCCTTCGCTGAGTTGCTGTACCTCGCGCATGAATTCGCCGAAGGGTTCCCCCGCGCAGCCGTACTTGTGGATCAGGTTGCCGCGCTCACGCTTCGCCGTTTCGTCGAGCTCGGAGTAGGCGCCCTGTTCCGCCTCCGAGAAGGGTACGGCAACCAACATCACCCGGACCGGGGCGAGAATGCCATCGCGGTGTCCTCGGTCATAGTCGCATCCCGAGATGACAGCCTCGAAGTACGGCAGAAGATGTTGTTCGACGCCGTCATCGGTGCGCTCGAATGTGGCGGTGAGTCCCAACCGTTCGGTGAACTCATCGGTGAGTAGACGTGAGAAAGTCAGGGCGCCGTACCGGTGGACCTCGTCCGCGACCAACAATGCCTGACGAGTCGGCGTGGGCGCATTGTGCTGGATCGCGGATTGCACAGTGCTCACGAGGATGTCGCTGTTCGCAAAACTATCCGACGACCCGGCACCACGACGACCGACACGACGACCCGGCAACGCCTCCCGAATTGCCCGATGCCACTGGTCGAGGAGGTCTATGCCGGGAACCACCACCAGCACCGACAATCCGCGAGACAGCGCCTCTGCGGCGGCGACGATACCGAGCGTGGTCTTACCCGTGCCGGTCACCGCTTCGACCACCGCACGGCGACCCGCTGCATTCCACGCATCGAGCGCTTCCTGTTGCCACGCGCGCAGCTCGAGGCGTTCGGCGGCAACCGTGAATGCCGTCACGGCCTGGCCCATTCCGGACCGTCGGCACCGGCACGCTTACGCAGCAAGCCTTCCCGCTCCAGCTCGGCGAGGAGGGCCGAGAGCTCGCCGTCCGGGAGCCGAGTGATGCGAGAGCCGCGTTCCATCGTCACCGGGCTCGTCCATGCGGCGGCGGTCAGCACACTCTTTGCAGAAGCACGTTTCGCAGAAGGCAGGCCCGCCCCCACCGCGTCGGACGCCATGCGGTCCTCGGAAAGGACGTACTTCCCTTGGGCGATGGCGAGTGTTTCCTCGGACACCAATGCGTCCAGTGTCTCCCGCATCAACACGTCGTCAGCCGGCAGTCGTCGGTGTAAATCGGTCCGAGTCACCGGTCCCTTCTTCACCTCGGCGACGATGAGGGTGCGCAGCAGCCGCGGGGAGAACTCCTGGGGACCGGGCTCGGGACGCGAACGGGAAGGTGCGACGGGTGTGTCAGATTCCGTCTCCAGAGGTTCGGCGAGTGCGTAGCGGATGTCCGGCTTACGCCCCACCTTGTCCATGAGATTCTTGTGCGCCAGCTTTCGGAGCGCCGACCAGATCTGCGCACGGTCGAGTCGCCACAGCTCAGTGAGCTCGGCGGTCGACACCGGACCGGACTTCGCTGCCGCGAGTAGTCGAGTGAAGAGGTAGTCGTCAGGTCGCGGAATTGCGCTTTCGGGCATCACTTCCCATGCCGAAGCAGAAACCGCTGGAGAGGGGTCAGAAACTACCTCGGGTACTGACGTCTCGACCTCGGCGACTATCGGTGCCGGAGGCTTTATTTCTGCCGGTTCCGGCGTCGTGACCGCCGGCTCGGCCAGGTGCACTACCCGCTCAACCAGATCGACGTCCACCGTCGGCTCAGCTGGCAACGGGACGGGCAGTGACTCTGAGGGGAGCACGTTCGCTAGCTCCGCCTCAGCCACGTCCTCGGCGAGTGACTCGTCGTCGGGCAGTACCGGTGGCGTCCACGTCGAGGTCGAGACCGACTCCGCTGTGGAGACGGACCCGGGCGAGATCCCGCGCTTGTCGAGCTGAGCCCACAGCCCGCTCAGCGAACCGACGGGATCCAAGTAGTACTCCGACTCGCGGATCCTCCAGAACTCCCAACCGCAACGCTGGAGTTCTCGTTCGCGCTCCATGTCGCCGCGCACCTGTTCCGGTGATGTGTGGAAGGCGTCGCCGTCGCACTCGACCGCTAGCCGACCGGCTGCACCGGTGACCACCAGATCGATGCGGCGATTGTTCACCTCCACCTGTGGGTTCACGTGATATCCGCGTGCCACGAGGTCGAGGTAGATGCGCTGTTCGAAGAGGCTGTCGAAGTCTCGGTGGCGCTCGTCTCGCGTTACCCCCGCCGGCATCGGATTTGCCGGTGCCGGCGAGGTCGACTGCATGTAGGTGAGCAACGAATGCCGTAGGTCGGTCGAGCGCAACGAATCTGCCGTCCTCGAATGGAACAGCCACAGCTGGTCCTGCGCACGTGAGGCAGCCACGTTGTAGCGGCGTTGGTAGTCGTTTTTCGTCATCGCCGATATTTGCTGTTCGGGTGCGACCACCATCGACAGGAAGATGACCTGCCGCTCGTCGCCCTGGAAGTCGGGTGGTGTTCCGATGCGAAGCCGGCGCTCGTCCCACACGTCGATGTCCAGGCGCTTGAGAAGCTCGTTTTGGATGACGTCCACCTGTGACTGCCCCTGGAGCACCACGACACCGAAGGTCTTGCCGTCGTAGGCATTGTCGGACAGGCATTCCTCGATGGCATCGACGATGGCGAGCGCTTCGGGCCTGTTCGACAGTGTGGCGTTTCTCCCGGTAACGACCCCGCCCTCCACATAGGTGGTGCGCAGCGGCGGCAACCGGTCGGCGCCAAACTGGCGTACGGGCACCAGCGGCGCGTCGCGGTAGAACTGGTTGCTGGACCAGTTGATGATCTCGGGCATGCAGCGGAAATGCTCGCGCAGCCGGATAACCTGACCAAACCTGGTCCGTAGCAGGGAGAACAGGCTGTCGCGGGGGGTGAAGCTGTTGCGGAGGTAGCCCGGCACGTCGTGCAGATACATGTCGAGGCGGTCGAATATTCCGTCCAGCGCACCCGACGATACCTCGCTGGGAGCGCACTGCTTGTCGTCGCCGACGACGATCACTCGCGGTGCGAGCCACAGCAGGAACAAACTGCTGATGTCGGCCTGGCTGGCTTCATCGACGATCACGACGTCGAAGGTGTTAGGTTCCGGCGGAATCGACGCGAGTACCTGCTGGAGCGGCATCACCCATGCGGGCACCGCACGCTGCGCGATCTGCATCGCTTCACGAGCCGAAGCGCGATAGGTCTCGGCATACTTGCCGGTGCCCTTGCCGATCGCCGACACATGCCCGCGGTACGCCTGCAGGGCCTGCACTTCGGTTGCCGTCATCCGTTGAAGACAACCCAACCAGGCTCGTTCCGCCGCCAGCCGCGCCGTCAGCTGGGCGATATCAGCTTCGGCCGTCGCGAGGTCCAATTCCTGCTGCTTGTCTCGGCCCACCTCATGCTGGCGCTGCACCCAGGTGTGAGCGCGGCGCCAGGCCCACGCCTGGTCGAGGTTGTCGAGGCGCGTCGACCATCTCTCGTCATCCGCGGTCTCGGCGATCAGCGTCGCCAGTGCAGGAGCGCTGCCCTCGACCTGCCCGCGCAGGGTGTTCAAGTATCGCTCTTCTTCTTGTTGCTGCCCAGCCGTCGCAAGATCGGAGAGCGCTCGGGTGATTTCGTCGAAGTCTGCCGAGCCGAGCCCCTCGATCAAATCAACGCACTCAGGGGCTGGTGCTCCACCACACACCGCCGACACC
This genomic interval carries:
- a CDS encoding sigma-70 family RNA polymerase sigma factor, with product MITVDRYDGFDGQVLLHGGYVWITREDLAPSVALAFATAPRRLPISEIGEVRLTGGTTSEFGIVYIIERGFDLDVWSDRRGKIGHPDAVRYYAGSNDAFEQLARSLRALDVTVVVRASPVERVVEGLDGVPVEPVYRPPMPQAPKPAAHSQTGLQQKGAAEQEGAPQPTRSSKQAAPRPKPGVVDNASNSKTALPPELDDGDPGAEAATDVDEYETVDSIRAYSKSIKKRSLLVSGDESELAERIEAGLYAAYLLKEAEDAGEKLSDQRHRDLHRVCRDGQHAKRRFLEANLRLVVSIARRYQGRGLDLLDLVQEGNLGLIRAVEKFDYKTGFKFSTYATWWIRQAITRALADQSRVIRIPVHMVEQIDQLGKERARLTKETGREPTPSELATALDTTIEHIGDLEKYDQRVLSLDVLTDNAEHDGLDFEDDLAVVAEEVAERRRFYETLESVLSPLSERDAQVIRLRYGLTGSDPYTLDEIGKIYGVTRERIRQIESKLLKAMKEESVADILRPFYDSL
- a CDS encoding AAA domain-containing protein → MEVREDDPQLKDRVQRLMQFLQELVKARTKPVRNLRLHDDIIWLNESRLSVSVDFEVTAGEVVIRSRRVALEEPPEVPRDLREWIQGDPTDSSASLELVPNAPAVEGEFTRWLSEWRMWAQLDQERRPYWELYRALQHALQEVVSRPESVELVLASGLLELSAKVAGEDICTHIITQPVSVERDETTGDLLVRLNADTAPRLEDTQLLTGLEVFDVSGSRALQERLHEATSPVDENILVFLKEWAARALTTNVEVEENGTDSPSGRVLTPSPALVLRKRGAFALVEYYETMIAAAERNDSTVPLGLAQLVTAIEPNERVAWLERTGSAPSAALAEDPLFPLPANREQSEIIERLADDSGVVVEGPPGTGKTHTIANLVSALLANGQRVLVTSEKSQALRVLRDKLPEEMQELCVSITDIGRGGSDELNKSVAEIATRKASFSKNDAESRIADLTDKRRQALSRRAKITEDIRALRESETFQHPEVSPGYSGTAAAIVREVTNQAEQFDWLPGPVNADTPPLTSDQFRTLIALTLRSSPTRAGRLDQSLPAVDHLLPPLPELQQLCTRASIRPADINPGAAQVLQLLGGAPAPTLMDVQRRCERLQAKVAEVRAFEPALQNAAEGVLSGHTSHLWSRTAEVPALLDMAKGADAFVGPRLVDTPVVGRRALNAYGALAVAMEKGVEWRTRFRKSDEQKAVEELGALATVDGEDAATAESARIVTEHLRALDCVQSAATLLGDLGIVVHVNGSRTVQINELHRTVAQIRHVDALVAEANGLVEVLLGISPAAPRIRSVSDAQALAAAAGAVAATHDADDARSRMSQLSAEVSAVCGGAPAPECVDLIEGLGSADFDEITRALSDLATAGQQQEEERYLNTLRGQVEGSAPALATLIAETADDERWSTRLDNLDQAWAWRRAHTWVQRQHEVGRDKQQELDLATAEADIAQLTARLAAERAWLGCLQRMTATEVQALQAYRGHVSAIGKGTGKYAETYRASAREAMQIAQRAVPAWVMPLQQVLASIPPEPNTFDVVIVDEASQADISSLFLLWLAPRVIVVGDDKQCAPSEVSSGALDGIFDRLDMYLHDVPGYLRNSFTPRDSLFSLLRTRFGQVIRLREHFRCMPEIINWSSNQFYRDAPLVPVRQFGADRLPPLRTTYVEGGVVTGRNATLSNRPEALAIVDAIEECLSDNAYDGKTFGVVVLQGQSQVDVIQNELLKRLDIDVWDERRLRIGTPPDFQGDERQVIFLSMVVAPEQQISAMTKNDYQRRYNVAASRAQDQLWLFHSRTADSLRSTDLRHSLLTYMQSTSPAPANPMPAGVTRDERHRDFDSLFEQRIYLDLVARGYHVNPQVEVNNRRIDLVVTGAAGRLAVECDGDAFHTSPEQVRGDMERERELQRCGWEFWRIRESEYYLDPVGSLSGLWAQLDKRGISPGSVSTAESVSTSTWTPPVLPDDESLAEDVAEAELANVLPSESLPVPLPAEPTVDVDLVERVVHLAEPAVTTPEPAEIKPPAPIVAEVETSVPEVVSDPSPAVSASAWEVMPESAIPRPDDYLFTRLLAAAKSGPVSTAELTELWRLDRAQIWSALRKLAHKNLMDKVGRKPDIRYALAEPLETESDTPVAPSRSRPEPGPQEFSPRLLRTLIVAEVKKGPVTRTDLHRRLPADDVLMRETLDALVSEETLAIAQGKYVLSEDRMASDAVGAGLPSAKRASAKSVLTAAAWTSPVTMERGSRITRLPDGELSALLAELEREGLLRKRAGADGPEWARP
- a CDS encoding DEAD/DEAH box helicase family protein; the encoded protein is MTAFTVAAERLELRAWQQEALDAWNAAGRRAVVEAVTGTGKTTLGIVAAAEALSRGLSVLVVVPGIDLLDQWHRAIREALPGRRVGRRGAGSSDSFANSDILVSTVQSAIQHNAPTPTRQALLVADEVHRYGALTFSRLLTDEFTERLGLTATFERTDDGVEQHLLPYFEAVISGCDYDRGHRDGILAPVRVMLVAVPFSEAEQGAYSELDETAKRERGNLIHKYGCAGEPFGEFMREVQQLSEGGADRATWAARNYLRAFSQRRALLAAATGKLETVRELGGVLAQTGRSILFSETKESSRAAAEVLLEEGVLAAPYTSDLSRTDRTTLLGAFKSGAMKALVAPKVLDEGVDVPEADVGVILASSKSRRQMIQRMGRIIRPKQDGRHASFLVLFAKGSAEDPELGAHGTFLEQLTGIASELITVDADQAADVLRDWLGGVESFDGLSVDSSDAVYRETAERLVGEADSVEPAAVTLGSAGSELRAVLSRVAENPRADDLDIVLTGLSVLEPDQVGVVILRFGLGGHRPMSQTEVAATLALTAVDVGRMESTAMSRLEKPDVADVLANLL
- a CDS encoding type I restriction enzyme subunit R domain-containing protein, with amino-acid sequence MKRASKKLRTFVEGNEHAIRLKAEIMVDHFHSQVIAKHKLGGQARSMVVTSSISRCIEYFHAISTYLADCKSPYKAIVAFSGEHEYKGIKVTEVSLNGFPSKDIADHIQEDPNRILVVADKFQTGYDEPLLHTMYVDKTLSGVKAVQTLSRLNRAHPAKRDAFVLDFANDAEGIERAFAPYYRTTVLSQETDPNKLHDLVSELNGFAVYTQESVDKFVKLYLAGAERDQLDPILDTCVAEYLEMPEEEDQVTFKGSAKAFARTYNFLSTVMPFGVAAWEKLSIFLDHLVPKLPAPREDDLSAGILETIDMESYRLEKREVMRIALADEEGAVEPVPASSGGHITEPELDRLSAILQSFNDLFGNIPWTDEDRVQHLITEEIPRKVAEDEAYQNAKMNNDPANARVEHDRALARVMLALVSDDTELFKQFSDNDGFKRWLSDATFRSTYGKIA
- a CDS encoding ParA family protein — translated: MTHVVATINLKGGVGKTTTTAALGEMLSGEFGQRVLLIDLDPQTNLTMMMIGESRWGELDSQSLTLAALFEGAMSAGGSAFEFDVSSIIQRAVSPLRKVRTVDLLPSSLKMIGLQERIAGAGFVSNDSTGILLRALKPVIDQYDYVLIDCPPNLETITLNGLRCADAYIIPTIPDVMSTYGIGPVQERIAQFGERWGRPIVELGVVITKYRKASPVHRNTVDDLNRRRDITMVFPSLIPEANQIAAAAEYADFGTLRQKYGAEGQFTALRDLAQDFMATAKVRLGWA